Proteins co-encoded in one Malus sylvestris chromosome 7, drMalSylv7.2, whole genome shotgun sequence genomic window:
- the LOC126628657 gene encoding uncharacterized protein LOC126628657 isoform X1: MPSVEMRRTTRVFGMGTAKGGVDGARVLRSGRRLWPESSESKLERAHRGDEDWLKVMKSHASDSVVSLKPKRWPGSHHIRSSKQTPVVSKVPVAKKPESNELLADELMADELKQKKMYGIVYTRKRKRTTADVEKEGGSDDRMYGRRFFRRQRRKASGELDSHVGCVESIPVSHSSARVPKLACRNSLYRNSLTSRGIQKRRSSLSRRRSRNPSLVAFRKPNGALVSEIISSRKKGHPFSSVASNNKRRKSVPTSPVGNLIEDGSTMEGSARDLDSTCCSANILITEAGKCYREDGATVMLETSSSGEWLLVIKKDGLTRYTHKAEKVMRPCSKNRLTNVKTWSADNIGDNGWKLEFPNRSDWYIFKDLYKECSDRSVPSPAVKFIPVPGVHEVPGYADGHHTPFHRPDSYISMNVDELSRAVGKRDANYDMDSDDEKWLKKFNSDFVAEDELDDHVSEDNFELIVDAIEKAFYYRPYDFSDDNPAANLCPEMGRREVIEAVYGYWMNKRKQKRVSSLLRVFQAYQSKRSLLDPKPIMRKRRSFKRQPSQVGRGKQPSFLQAMAAEQDAMQEQNAVYKVEEAKAAAQRSVEFAIRKRQRAQLLMQNADLSTYKATMAFRIAEAALVLGSPDAAADYVLD, encoded by the exons ATGCCATCAGTGGAGATGAGGCGGACCACGAGGGTTTTCGGGATGGGGACGGCCAAGGGCGGTGTGGACGGGGCTCGGGTTTTGCGGTCCGGCCGCCGCCTCTGGCCCGAGTCGTCCGAGTCCAAGCTCGAGAGGGCCCACCGTGGCGATGAGGACTGGCTCAAAGTCATGAAAAGCCATGCCAGTGATTCTGTTGTTTCTTTAAAGCCCAAGAGATGGCCCGGGAGCCACCACATCCGGAGTTCGAAGCAAACCCCCGTCGTTTCGAAAGTTCCAGTGGCTAAGAAGCCTGAAAGTAATGAGCTTTTGGCAGATGAGCTTATGGCAGATGAGCTTAAACAGAAGAAGATGTATGGGATTGTGTATACCCGAAAGAGGAAGCGCACCACTGCGGATGTGGAGAAGGAAGGTGGTTCCGATGATAGAATGTATGGGCGGAGATTTTTTCGGAGGCAGAGGAGGAAGGCGAGCGGGGAGCTGGATTCCCATGTGGGTTGTGTTGAAAGCATACCGGTTTCGCATTCCAGTGCAAGAGTTCCAAAATTAGCTTGTAGAAACTCACTGTATAGGAACAGTTTAACTTCCCGTGGTATTCAGAAGAGGCGGAGTTCATTGAGCAGAAGGCGATCTAGAAATCCTTCGCTGGTTGCCTTTCGGAAGCCCAATGGAGCCTTAGTTTCTGAGATAATCAGTTCTAGGAAGAAAGGCCACCCTTTTTCTTCTGTAGCCTCTAATAATAAGCGTAGGAAGTCAGTTCCAACTTCCCCTGTAGGTAACCTGATAGAAGACGGTTCAACCATGGAGGGATCAGCACGGGATTTGGATTCTACATGTTGCTCGGCAAATATATTGATCACTGAAGCGGGCAAATGTTACAGGGAAGATGGAGCAACCGTCATGTTAGAAACCTCTTCATCTGGAGAGTGGCTTCTTGTGATCAAGAAAGATGGATTAACCCGTTACACCCACAAGGCAGAGAAAGTAATGAGGCCCTGCTCTAAAAACCGTCTTACGAATGTTAAAACGTGGTCTGCGGATAATATTGGGGATAATGGTTGGAAGCTAGAATTTCCCAATCGATCTGATTGGTATATTTTCAAGGACCTTTACAAGGAGTGCTCCGATCGTTCTGTCCCATCTCCAGCTGTCAAGTTCATCCCCGTGCCCGGTGTGCATGAAGTCCCAGGATATGCAGATGGTCACCATACTCCTTTCCACAGGCCCGATTCGTACATATCTATGAATGTTGATGAGTTGTCTAGAGCCGTGGGAAAGAGAGATGCAAATTATGACATGGACTCTGATGATGAGAAGTGGCTGAAGAAGTTCAACAGTGACTTTGTTGCTGAGGATGAACTTGATGACCATGTTTCCGAGGATAACTTTGAATTAATTGTCGATGCAATCGAGAAGGCATTTTATTATAGACCGTATGATTTCTCTGATGACAATCCAGCTGCAAATCTTTGTCCGGAGATGGGAAGGAGGGAAGTAATAGAGGCTGTGTATGGTTATTGGATGAATAAACGGAAGCAGAAGCGAGTATCATCACTGCTTAGGGTGTTCCAG GCGTATCAGTCGAAGAGATCTCTGCTAGACCCAAAGCCTATCATGCGCAAGAGAAGATCATTCAAGCGACAGCCAAGTCAAGTTGGTAGAGGAAAACAACCAAGTTTCTTGCAAG CTATGGCTGCAGAACAAGATGCGATGCAAGAGCAGAATGCTGTGTATAAAGTTGAAGAAGCGAAAGCTGCGGCCCAGAGATCTGTGGAATTTGCTATCCGCAAACGACAACGGGCTCAGTTACTCATGCAGAACGCAGATTTGTCAACTTATAAAGCGACGATGGCATTTAGAATCGCTGAAGCTGCCCTGGTTCTCGGATCACCGGATGCCGCTGCTGATTATGTTCTTGATTGA
- the LOC126628657 gene encoding uncharacterized protein LOC126628657 isoform X2: MPSVEMRRTTRVFGMGTAKGGVDGARVLRSGRRLWPESSESKLERAHRGDEDWLKVMKSHASDSVVSLKPKRWPGSHHIRSSKQTPVVSKVPVAKKPESNELLADELMADELKQKKMYGIVYTRKRKRTTADVEKEGGSDDRMYGRRFFRRQRRKASGELDSHVGCVESIPVSHSSARVPKLACRNSLYRNSLTSRGIQKRRSSLSRRRSRNPSLVAFRKPNGALVSEIISSRKKGHPFSSVASNNKRRKSVPTSPVGNLIEDGSTMEGSARDLDSTCCSANILITEAGKCYREDGATVMLETSSSGEWLLVIKKDGLTRYTHKAEKVMRPCSKNRLTNVKTWSADNIGDNGWKLEFPNRSDWYIFKDLYKECSDRSVPSPAVKFIPVPGVHEVPGYADGHHTPFHRPDSYISMNVDELSRAVGKRDANYDMDSDDEKWLKKFNSDFVAEDELDDHVSEDNFELIVDAIEKAFYYRPYDFSDDNPAANLCPEMGRREVIEAVYGYWMNKRKQKRVSSLLRVFQAYQSKRSLLDPKPIMRKRRSFKRQPSQVGRGKQPSFLQEQDAMQEQNAVYKVEEAKAAAQRSVEFAIRKRQRAQLLMQNADLSTYKATMAFRIAEAALVLGSPDAAADYVLD; the protein is encoded by the exons ATGCCATCAGTGGAGATGAGGCGGACCACGAGGGTTTTCGGGATGGGGACGGCCAAGGGCGGTGTGGACGGGGCTCGGGTTTTGCGGTCCGGCCGCCGCCTCTGGCCCGAGTCGTCCGAGTCCAAGCTCGAGAGGGCCCACCGTGGCGATGAGGACTGGCTCAAAGTCATGAAAAGCCATGCCAGTGATTCTGTTGTTTCTTTAAAGCCCAAGAGATGGCCCGGGAGCCACCACATCCGGAGTTCGAAGCAAACCCCCGTCGTTTCGAAAGTTCCAGTGGCTAAGAAGCCTGAAAGTAATGAGCTTTTGGCAGATGAGCTTATGGCAGATGAGCTTAAACAGAAGAAGATGTATGGGATTGTGTATACCCGAAAGAGGAAGCGCACCACTGCGGATGTGGAGAAGGAAGGTGGTTCCGATGATAGAATGTATGGGCGGAGATTTTTTCGGAGGCAGAGGAGGAAGGCGAGCGGGGAGCTGGATTCCCATGTGGGTTGTGTTGAAAGCATACCGGTTTCGCATTCCAGTGCAAGAGTTCCAAAATTAGCTTGTAGAAACTCACTGTATAGGAACAGTTTAACTTCCCGTGGTATTCAGAAGAGGCGGAGTTCATTGAGCAGAAGGCGATCTAGAAATCCTTCGCTGGTTGCCTTTCGGAAGCCCAATGGAGCCTTAGTTTCTGAGATAATCAGTTCTAGGAAGAAAGGCCACCCTTTTTCTTCTGTAGCCTCTAATAATAAGCGTAGGAAGTCAGTTCCAACTTCCCCTGTAGGTAACCTGATAGAAGACGGTTCAACCATGGAGGGATCAGCACGGGATTTGGATTCTACATGTTGCTCGGCAAATATATTGATCACTGAAGCGGGCAAATGTTACAGGGAAGATGGAGCAACCGTCATGTTAGAAACCTCTTCATCTGGAGAGTGGCTTCTTGTGATCAAGAAAGATGGATTAACCCGTTACACCCACAAGGCAGAGAAAGTAATGAGGCCCTGCTCTAAAAACCGTCTTACGAATGTTAAAACGTGGTCTGCGGATAATATTGGGGATAATGGTTGGAAGCTAGAATTTCCCAATCGATCTGATTGGTATATTTTCAAGGACCTTTACAAGGAGTGCTCCGATCGTTCTGTCCCATCTCCAGCTGTCAAGTTCATCCCCGTGCCCGGTGTGCATGAAGTCCCAGGATATGCAGATGGTCACCATACTCCTTTCCACAGGCCCGATTCGTACATATCTATGAATGTTGATGAGTTGTCTAGAGCCGTGGGAAAGAGAGATGCAAATTATGACATGGACTCTGATGATGAGAAGTGGCTGAAGAAGTTCAACAGTGACTTTGTTGCTGAGGATGAACTTGATGACCATGTTTCCGAGGATAACTTTGAATTAATTGTCGATGCAATCGAGAAGGCATTTTATTATAGACCGTATGATTTCTCTGATGACAATCCAGCTGCAAATCTTTGTCCGGAGATGGGAAGGAGGGAAGTAATAGAGGCTGTGTATGGTTATTGGATGAATAAACGGAAGCAGAAGCGAGTATCATCACTGCTTAGGGTGTTCCAG GCGTATCAGTCGAAGAGATCTCTGCTAGACCCAAAGCCTATCATGCGCAAGAGAAGATCATTCAAGCGACAGCCAAGTCAAGTTGGTAGAGGAAAACAACCAAGTTTCTTGCAAG AACAAGATGCGATGCAAGAGCAGAATGCTGTGTATAAAGTTGAAGAAGCGAAAGCTGCGGCCCAGAGATCTGTGGAATTTGCTATCCGCAAACGACAACGGGCTCAGTTACTCATGCAGAACGCAGATTTGTCAACTTATAAAGCGACGATGGCATTTAGAATCGCTGAAGCTGCCCTGGTTCTCGGATCACCGGATGCCGCTGCTGATTATGTTCTTGATTGA
- the LOC126628656 gene encoding uncharacterized protein LOC126628656 isoform X1, giving the protein MHSGKHENFNKKSPASRLHAPHRFELGPDPYSNSGRRSNMRLEAADQSIGRNLSPRGLPGDVGLSQRTDSVERRDYGWHLGRGRTDRVRRRSRSRSPLQPFGDMRKRPHFDEGVGVLPRNYSPPLLAPVPVELQHRPGLAEPAIYSVNDVSNSRRVYGSENNDSRISNEELNGSRLSVGGTHEALSKKSMHVEDGAVRGSEPALIQDNTVLGTYWPPPDLHPVTTPAEGSEHLPSSSRTMNVRHFQQERPQYMDPVALDRLPVTESYKGEKHIFPSRDGLYPMMSSALNTDFHARTSTDIRSDFQDSYRGGHHLPSMDEFSSSSRKFIESSSINAYRQRPPADYSRDPDSGKRSLAIYQSYSPTRGEHDDYYFPKSRGMPVDDRGYPSDDLHKMMPPQPQLDYDHTRMVYEHQNLSRPSIMNPVMDRMDDTEGFSGNSRKGIMMNNPTLQGQSLIDYPDSRRVSETSKHGAEYLGSGRTHVNLGRRNPQDYELSHFRASQDFQFAHPKEDYGFERDVNMKYQDRLSPVSKYESEMRGHPAGMQIMRDRMLKRNYATEEHMSTHNPRTIMSSKWTSSEFQDLYDSGEEWNDGDVGSFCTSASAGFDHDRYSKAKRVFVGRRHDEYEYDDWLPSQHSFENAQRHSVRFYKQGDRYIKGHQKSGPLSRHKPRHTDIKSGVHKQHRVWKRHDSYLEDVHASDGTDVDLSENGLSSAGPEPSEDSEEFMQMVNEAFLTFSKKLNMNSAVRRRYKEQGKAGTLFCIVCGRSLSKEFMDTQRLVTHAYMSHKVGLRAQHLGLLKAVCVLLGWSTIVPPDTVTWVPQVLPKAEALAQKEDLILWPPVIVVHNISMSDNNPECWKVVSMEALEAFLRSNGLIKGRIKICLGKPADQSVLVVKFLGTFTGLGDAERIQKHFAEHKRGRVDFERATSSNGKIVEAAMQGDNPEERFLYGYMGIVEDLDKVDFHTRSWTVIKSKKEIQDLANAPVKPGER; this is encoded by the exons ATGCATTCTGGGAAGCatgaaaatttcaataaaaaatctcCAGCTTCTAGATTACATGCCCCCCACCGATTTGAATTGGGTCCTGACCCGTATAGTAATAGTGGTAGGAGGAGTAATATGCGACTCGAGGCGGCTGATCAGTCTATTGGGAGGAATTTGAGCCCTCGGGGATTGCCAGGGGATGTGGGTTTGAGTCAAAGGACTGATTCTGTTGAAAGGAGGGACTATGGTTGGCATTTGGGTCGTGGAAGGACTGATCGGGTGAGGCGGAGGTCAAGATCCAGGTCACCACTGCAGCCTTTTGGTGACATGCGGAAAAGGCCACATTTTGATGAGGGAGTCGGGGTTTTGCCTAGGAATTATTCGCCACCTCTACTTGCACCTGTTCCTGTGGAGTTGCAACACAGACCTGGATTGGCTGAGCCTGCAATATATAGTGTGAATGACGTTTCAAATAGTAGACGAGTTTACGGGTCTGAGAATAATGACTCTAGAATCAGTAATGAGGAATTGAATGGAAGCAGATTGTCAGTTGGCGGTACACATGAGGCATTGAGTAAAAAATCAATGCATGTGGAAGATGGTGCGGTAAGAGGATCAGAACCCGCACTTATCCAAGATAACACTGTACTAGGAACATATTGGCCACCTCCGGACCTGCATCCTGTGACAACCCCTGCAGAAGGCAGTGAACACCTACCATCATCATCACGGACTATGAATGTACGCCACTTTCAGCAAGAAAGGCCTCAGTACATGGATCCTGTTGCTTTGGATAGATTACCAGTGACAGAATCCTACAAAGGAGAGAAACACATTTTTCCTTCAAGGGATGGTTTGTACCCAATGATGTCAAGTGCTCTTAATACGGATTTTCATGCTAGAACCTCCACAGACATAAGGAGTGACTTTCAAGATTCCTACCGAGGTGGCCATCACTTACCTTCTATGGATGAGTTTTCAAGTAGCAGCCGGAAGTTTATAGAGTCCTCGAGCATTAATGCATATAGGCAAAGGCCACCAGCAGATTATTCTAGAGATCCTGATTCTGGCAAAAGGAGTCTGGCAATTTACCAGAGTTATAGTCCTACTAGAGGTGAGCATGATGATTATTATTTTCCCAAATCAAGGGGAATGCCAGTTGATGATCGCGGATATCCATCTGATGACTTACATAAAATGATGCCTCCACAACCTCAACTTGACTATGATCATACTCGAATGGTTTATGAGCATCAAAATTTGTCAAGACCTAGTATTATGAACCCTGTTATGGATAGAATGGATGATACTGAGGGATTTTCTGGAAATTCAAGAAAGGGCATTATGATGAATAATCCTACTTTGCAAGGGCAATCTTTAATAGACTACCCTGATTCAAGAAGAGTATCAGAGACATCAAAGCACGGTGCAGAATATTTGGGTTCAGGACGCACACATGTCAATTTAGGAAGGAGAAATCCACAAGATTATGAACTATCCCATTTCAGGGCATCCCAAGATTTTCAGTTCGCACATCCAAAAGAAGATTATGGTTTTGAAAGAGATGTGAATATGAAGTATCAGGACAGGCTGTCTCCTGTATCAAAATATGAGTCAGAAATGCGTGGACATCCTGCTGGAATGCAGATTATGAGAGATAGGATGCTCAAAAGAAACTATGCTACTGAAGAACATATGAGTACACATAATCCTAGAACTATTATGTCTAGTAAGTGGACATCTAGTGAATTCCAAGATTTATATGATAGTGGTGAAGAGTGGAATGATGGAGATGTAGGCAGTTTCTGTACATCTGCATCAGCTGGATTTGATCATGATAGATACAGTAAGGCTAAGAGGGTATTTGTTGGGCGCCGTCAtgatgaatatgaatatgatgATTGGTTGCCATCTCAACACTCTTTTGAAAATGCGCAAAGGCATTCAGTCAGATTCTATAAACAAGGTGATCGATATATCAAGGGTCATCAAAAGTCTGGTCCATTAAGTAGGCATAAGCCGCGCCACACTGATATAAAAAGTGGTGTTCACAAACAGCACCGAGTTTGGAAAAGACATGATAGTTATTTAGAAGATGTCCATGCAAGTGATGGTACTGATGTTGATTTATCAGAAAATGGGCTGAGCTCTGCAGGTCCTGAGCCATCCGAGGACTCTGAGGAGTTTATGCAAATGGTAAATGAAGCCTTTTTAACATTTTCTAAAAAGCTAAATATGAACTCGGCTGTTCGAAGAAGATACAAGGAACAAGGAAAGGCTGGAACTTTGTTCTGCATCGTATGTGGCCGAAG CTTGTCGAAGGAGTTCATGGACACTCAGCGCCTGGTAACACATGCATATATGTCTCACAAAGTTGGGCTGAGGGCACAGCACTTGGGTCTTCTAAAAGCAGTTTGTGTTCTGTTGGGATGGAGTACCATTGTCCCCCCTGACACGGTCACTTGGGTTCCCCAGGTCCTGCCCAAGGCAGAAGCTTTGGCTCAGAAGGAAGATTTGATTCTCTGGCCTCCTGTAATTGTTGTCCACAATATTTCTATGTCCGACAACAATCCTGAATGTTGGAAGGTTGTATCCATGGAGGCGCTCGAGGCTTTTCTAAGAA GTAACGGTTTAATCAAGGGAAGAATCAAGATTTGCCTGGGCAAGCCTGCTGACCAAAGTGTTTTGGTGGTGAAGTTCTTGGGAACGTTTACTGGGCTTGGGGACGCGGAGAGGATTCAGAAGCATTTTGCAGAGCATAAGCGTGGCAGAGTAGATTTTGAGCGAGCAACATCCTCGAATGGCAAAATTGTGGAAGCAGCAATGCAGGGAGACAACCCGGAGGAGCGATTTCTATATGGGTATATGGGCATCGTAGAGGACTTGGATAAAGTGGATTTCCATACCAGGAGCTGGACTGTGATAAAGAGCAAGAAGGAGATTCAGGACCTGGCCAATGCTCCCGTCAAACCTGGTGAGAGGTAG
- the LOC126628656 gene encoding uncharacterized protein LOC126628656 isoform X2: MRLEAADQSIGRNLSPRGLPGDVGLSQRTDSVERRDYGWHLGRGRTDRVRRRSRSRSPLQPFGDMRKRPHFDEGVGVLPRNYSPPLLAPVPVELQHRPGLAEPAIYSVNDVSNSRRVYGSENNDSRISNEELNGSRLSVGGTHEALSKKSMHVEDGAVRGSEPALIQDNTVLGTYWPPPDLHPVTTPAEGSEHLPSSSRTMNVRHFQQERPQYMDPVALDRLPVTESYKGEKHIFPSRDGLYPMMSSALNTDFHARTSTDIRSDFQDSYRGGHHLPSMDEFSSSSRKFIESSSINAYRQRPPADYSRDPDSGKRSLAIYQSYSPTRGEHDDYYFPKSRGMPVDDRGYPSDDLHKMMPPQPQLDYDHTRMVYEHQNLSRPSIMNPVMDRMDDTEGFSGNSRKGIMMNNPTLQGQSLIDYPDSRRVSETSKHGAEYLGSGRTHVNLGRRNPQDYELSHFRASQDFQFAHPKEDYGFERDVNMKYQDRLSPVSKYESEMRGHPAGMQIMRDRMLKRNYATEEHMSTHNPRTIMSSKWTSSEFQDLYDSGEEWNDGDVGSFCTSASAGFDHDRYSKAKRVFVGRRHDEYEYDDWLPSQHSFENAQRHSVRFYKQGDRYIKGHQKSGPLSRHKPRHTDIKSGVHKQHRVWKRHDSYLEDVHASDGTDVDLSENGLSSAGPEPSEDSEEFMQMVNEAFLTFSKKLNMNSAVRRRYKEQGKAGTLFCIVCGRSLSKEFMDTQRLVTHAYMSHKVGLRAQHLGLLKAVCVLLGWSTIVPPDTVTWVPQVLPKAEALAQKEDLILWPPVIVVHNISMSDNNPECWKVVSMEALEAFLRSNGLIKGRIKICLGKPADQSVLVVKFLGTFTGLGDAERIQKHFAEHKRGRVDFERATSSNGKIVEAAMQGDNPEERFLYGYMGIVEDLDKVDFHTRSWTVIKSKKEIQDLANAPVKPGER; encoded by the exons ATGCGACTCGAGGCGGCTGATCAGTCTATTGGGAGGAATTTGAGCCCTCGGGGATTGCCAGGGGATGTGGGTTTGAGTCAAAGGACTGATTCTGTTGAAAGGAGGGACTATGGTTGGCATTTGGGTCGTGGAAGGACTGATCGGGTGAGGCGGAGGTCAAGATCCAGGTCACCACTGCAGCCTTTTGGTGACATGCGGAAAAGGCCACATTTTGATGAGGGAGTCGGGGTTTTGCCTAGGAATTATTCGCCACCTCTACTTGCACCTGTTCCTGTGGAGTTGCAACACAGACCTGGATTGGCTGAGCCTGCAATATATAGTGTGAATGACGTTTCAAATAGTAGACGAGTTTACGGGTCTGAGAATAATGACTCTAGAATCAGTAATGAGGAATTGAATGGAAGCAGATTGTCAGTTGGCGGTACACATGAGGCATTGAGTAAAAAATCAATGCATGTGGAAGATGGTGCGGTAAGAGGATCAGAACCCGCACTTATCCAAGATAACACTGTACTAGGAACATATTGGCCACCTCCGGACCTGCATCCTGTGACAACCCCTGCAGAAGGCAGTGAACACCTACCATCATCATCACGGACTATGAATGTACGCCACTTTCAGCAAGAAAGGCCTCAGTACATGGATCCTGTTGCTTTGGATAGATTACCAGTGACAGAATCCTACAAAGGAGAGAAACACATTTTTCCTTCAAGGGATGGTTTGTACCCAATGATGTCAAGTGCTCTTAATACGGATTTTCATGCTAGAACCTCCACAGACATAAGGAGTGACTTTCAAGATTCCTACCGAGGTGGCCATCACTTACCTTCTATGGATGAGTTTTCAAGTAGCAGCCGGAAGTTTATAGAGTCCTCGAGCATTAATGCATATAGGCAAAGGCCACCAGCAGATTATTCTAGAGATCCTGATTCTGGCAAAAGGAGTCTGGCAATTTACCAGAGTTATAGTCCTACTAGAGGTGAGCATGATGATTATTATTTTCCCAAATCAAGGGGAATGCCAGTTGATGATCGCGGATATCCATCTGATGACTTACATAAAATGATGCCTCCACAACCTCAACTTGACTATGATCATACTCGAATGGTTTATGAGCATCAAAATTTGTCAAGACCTAGTATTATGAACCCTGTTATGGATAGAATGGATGATACTGAGGGATTTTCTGGAAATTCAAGAAAGGGCATTATGATGAATAATCCTACTTTGCAAGGGCAATCTTTAATAGACTACCCTGATTCAAGAAGAGTATCAGAGACATCAAAGCACGGTGCAGAATATTTGGGTTCAGGACGCACACATGTCAATTTAGGAAGGAGAAATCCACAAGATTATGAACTATCCCATTTCAGGGCATCCCAAGATTTTCAGTTCGCACATCCAAAAGAAGATTATGGTTTTGAAAGAGATGTGAATATGAAGTATCAGGACAGGCTGTCTCCTGTATCAAAATATGAGTCAGAAATGCGTGGACATCCTGCTGGAATGCAGATTATGAGAGATAGGATGCTCAAAAGAAACTATGCTACTGAAGAACATATGAGTACACATAATCCTAGAACTATTATGTCTAGTAAGTGGACATCTAGTGAATTCCAAGATTTATATGATAGTGGTGAAGAGTGGAATGATGGAGATGTAGGCAGTTTCTGTACATCTGCATCAGCTGGATTTGATCATGATAGATACAGTAAGGCTAAGAGGGTATTTGTTGGGCGCCGTCAtgatgaatatgaatatgatgATTGGTTGCCATCTCAACACTCTTTTGAAAATGCGCAAAGGCATTCAGTCAGATTCTATAAACAAGGTGATCGATATATCAAGGGTCATCAAAAGTCTGGTCCATTAAGTAGGCATAAGCCGCGCCACACTGATATAAAAAGTGGTGTTCACAAACAGCACCGAGTTTGGAAAAGACATGATAGTTATTTAGAAGATGTCCATGCAAGTGATGGTACTGATGTTGATTTATCAGAAAATGGGCTGAGCTCTGCAGGTCCTGAGCCATCCGAGGACTCTGAGGAGTTTATGCAAATGGTAAATGAAGCCTTTTTAACATTTTCTAAAAAGCTAAATATGAACTCGGCTGTTCGAAGAAGATACAAGGAACAAGGAAAGGCTGGAACTTTGTTCTGCATCGTATGTGGCCGAAG CTTGTCGAAGGAGTTCATGGACACTCAGCGCCTGGTAACACATGCATATATGTCTCACAAAGTTGGGCTGAGGGCACAGCACTTGGGTCTTCTAAAAGCAGTTTGTGTTCTGTTGGGATGGAGTACCATTGTCCCCCCTGACACGGTCACTTGGGTTCCCCAGGTCCTGCCCAAGGCAGAAGCTTTGGCTCAGAAGGAAGATTTGATTCTCTGGCCTCCTGTAATTGTTGTCCACAATATTTCTATGTCCGACAACAATCCTGAATGTTGGAAGGTTGTATCCATGGAGGCGCTCGAGGCTTTTCTAAGAA GTAACGGTTTAATCAAGGGAAGAATCAAGATTTGCCTGGGCAAGCCTGCTGACCAAAGTGTTTTGGTGGTGAAGTTCTTGGGAACGTTTACTGGGCTTGGGGACGCGGAGAGGATTCAGAAGCATTTTGCAGAGCATAAGCGTGGCAGAGTAGATTTTGAGCGAGCAACATCCTCGAATGGCAAAATTGTGGAAGCAGCAATGCAGGGAGACAACCCGGAGGAGCGATTTCTATATGGGTATATGGGCATCGTAGAGGACTTGGATAAAGTGGATTTCCATACCAGGAGCTGGACTGTGATAAAGAGCAAGAAGGAGATTCAGGACCTGGCCAATGCTCCCGTCAAACCTGGTGAGAGGTAG